In one Sulfitobacter sp. LCG007 genomic region, the following are encoded:
- a CDS encoding (2Fe-2S)-binding protein — MVTFTLNGKEVSVDLPEDTPLLWVLRDELRMTGTKFGCGIAQCGACTVMMNGMTRRSCVTPIASVEGSDIETIEGLEGPEAKAVQDAWVKIDVPQCGWCQSGQVVSATALLRAVPAPTDADIDHAMAGNVCRCATYVRIRAAIHDAAKTLEG, encoded by the coding sequence ATGGTGACATTCACGCTAAACGGCAAGGAGGTCAGCGTTGACCTTCCCGAGGATACGCCACTGCTCTGGGTCCTGAGGGACGAACTCAGGATGACCGGCACGAAGTTCGGCTGCGGCATCGCCCAATGCGGCGCCTGCACCGTCATGATGAACGGCATGACCCGGCGCAGCTGCGTGACGCCGATCGCCTCCGTCGAAGGCTCCGACATCGAGACCATCGAGGGCCTTGAAGGCCCGGAAGCCAAGGCGGTTCAGGACGCCTGGGTGAAGATCGATGTGCCGCAATGCGGCTGGTGCCAGTCGGGACAGGTGGTCAGCGCCACGGCGCTGCTGCGCGCGGTGCCCGCGCCGACCGATGCCGACATCGACCACGCCATGGCCGGCAATGTCTGCCGTTGCGCCACCTACGTCCGTATCCGCGCCGCGATCCACGACGCCGCCAAGACGCTGGAGGGCTGA
- a CDS encoding aldo/keto reductase, translated as MDRRPIGRSGLSVTPICFGTSGLGNMPGVYGYEVDEARARATVNAILDGPANFLDTSRNYGMGESERRIGAVIAERGLPEGFVISTKLDRDMETGRFDADRVRQSISESLEALKLDRVHLLHLHDPEYARDLDEVTRDGGAVDALFRLKEEGLCDAVGLAMGRLDVMEPILRAYPFDALISHNRFTLVNRSAGEIFDYAHEQGIAILNAAPFAGGVLAKGASKMPRLTYQEADEKTLAPVRRIESLCEGRGVAPGAAALQFSMNDPRVTSTIVGVSKPERVAQTLDWATAEIDASLKEALTGLDYSMDDPEASRVYTPG; from the coding sequence ATGGACAGGCGGCCCATCGGACGTAGCGGACTTTCAGTCACGCCGATCTGCTTCGGCACTTCGGGCCTCGGCAACATGCCGGGCGTCTACGGCTACGAGGTCGATGAGGCACGCGCGCGGGCGACCGTGAACGCCATCCTCGACGGCCCGGCGAACTTCCTCGACACGTCGCGCAATTACGGAATGGGTGAATCGGAAAGGCGCATCGGTGCCGTCATTGCCGAGCGCGGCCTGCCCGAGGGTTTCGTGATCTCGACCAAGCTCGACCGTGACATGGAAACCGGGCGTTTCGACGCCGACCGGGTCCGGCAGTCGATCTCGGAAAGTCTCGAGGCGCTCAAGCTCGACAGGGTCCATCTGCTCCACCTCCATGACCCGGAATATGCCCGCGATCTCGATGAGGTCACGCGGGACGGCGGGGCGGTGGACGCGCTCTTCAGGCTCAAGGAGGAGGGCTTGTGCGACGCGGTCGGGCTTGCCATGGGCAGGCTCGACGTGATGGAGCCGATCCTGCGCGCCTATCCCTTCGATGCCCTGATCAGCCACAACCGTTTCACGCTCGTCAATCGCTCGGCCGGAGAGATATTCGATTATGCGCACGAGCAGGGCATCGCGATCCTGAACGCCGCGCCCTTCGCCGGAGGGGTGCTGGCCAAGGGCGCGTCGAAGATGCCGCGCTTGACCTATCAGGAGGCCGACGAAAAGACGCTGGCTCCGGTGCGCCGGATCGAATCGCTTTGCGAGGGTCGCGGGGTGGCTCCGGGAGCCGCAGCGCTTCAGTTCTCGATGAACGATCCGCGGGTGACCTCCACCATCGTCGGGGTCTCCAAGCCCGAGCGCGTCGCGCAGACGCTGGACTGGGCAACTGCGGAAATCGATGCGAGCCTGAAGGAAGCGCTTACGGGACTCGACTATTCGATGGATGACCCTGAGGCGAGCCGGGTCTACACCCCGGGCTGA